A window of Tripterygium wilfordii isolate XIE 37 chromosome 7, ASM1340144v1, whole genome shotgun sequence contains these coding sequences:
- the LOC120002688 gene encoding V-type proton ATPase 16 kDa proteolipid subunit, with protein sequence MASTFSGDETAPFFGFLGAAAALVFSCMGAAYGTAKSGVGVASMGVMRPELVMKSIVPVVMAGVLGIYGLIIAVIISTGINPKAKSYYLFDGYAHLSSGLACGLAGLSAGMAIGIVGDAGVRANAQQPKLFVGMILILIFAEALALYGLIVGIILSSRAGQSRAD encoded by the exons ATGGCCTCGACTTTCAGCGGGGATGAAACGGCACCATTCTTCGGCTTTCTCGGAGCGGCTGCTGCCCTCGTCTTCTCAT GCATGGGAGCCGCATATGGGACAGCTAAGAGTGGTGTTGGTGTGGCGTCAATGGGAGTGATGAGACCCGAACTGGTGATGAAGTCAATTGTTCCTGTTGTTATGGCTGGTGTGTTGGGTATATATGGTTTAATTATTGCTGTCATTATCAGTACTGGAATTAACCCCAAGGCCAAGTCATACTACCTTTTTGATGGATATGCACATCTCTCATCTGGTCTTGCTTGTGGACTTGCTGGGCTCTCTGCTGGAATGGCAATTGGAATTGTTGGTGATGCGGGTGTCAG AGCTAATGCCCAGCAGCCAAAACTTTTTGTTGGAATGATCCTTATCCTCATCTTTGCTGAGGCTTTGGCCCTTTACGGGCTAATTGTTGGAATCATCTTGTCCTCCAGAGCTGGTCAATCCAGGGCAGATTAA
- the LOC120002686 gene encoding casbene synthase, chloroplastic-like: METKAQPAAAAAETLRRTADYHAAVWGPRFFASIPLDESVFESYTKQVEEMKVHVKNMLIDSKVNNLETVKLINLLCRLGVSYHFESEIENFLNQAFDSMHNLARENDVCNLDTTAILFQVFRQFGYKMSCDVFNKFRDINGNFKESLANDVKGMLSLYEASHLITHGENILDKALAYTSTRLLKFVESECESPLAKHIAYALQQPFHKGIPRIESKQYISFYEQDDCCNEMLLKLAKIDYNLVQLFYQRELNQLSRWYNILDIPSNFPYARERIAEIHMWSLGTYSEPRYSDARVILTKVITMISILDDTYDLYGTIEELRLLTDAIDRWDIDVIDQLPEYMRFLYSSLLNVYHEFENQLKSEGRSYAVSYAKYAMKEVSRAYHLEAEWFHTGIVPTFDEYLENGLLSSSYHAILSGSFLGMGEIAGVDAFEWLKSNPKMVRATMTIGRLMNDIVSHKDEQNRGDAASGVEVYMKKYGTSESVAVKYIEKKVADAWKDVNEGLMMRPNNMSMHLLMAVVNLSRTSHFFYKFGDKYTDSISSKDYVKALFVDQIPLNA; this comes from the exons ATGGAAACAAAAGCTCAACCAGCTGCTGCCGCCGCAGAGACTTTGCGCAGGACAGCAGATTATCATGCTGCTGTTTGGGGCCCTCGTTTCTTTGCTTCCATTCCCTTGGACGAATCA GTATTTGAATCATACACAAAACAAGTAGAAGAGATGAAAGTGCAtgtgaaaaatatgttgattGATTCCAAAGTCAACAACCTGGAAACAGTCAAATTGATCAACTTGTTATGTCGGCTCGGTGTGTCGTACCACTTTGAGAGTGAGATTGAGAATTTTCTGAATCAAGCTTTCGATTCCATGCATAATTTAGCACGTGAAAATGATGTCTGCAACCTCGACACTACTGCAATTCTATTTCAAGTGTTTCGAcaatttggttacaaaatgtcttGCG ATGTATTCAACAAGTTTAGGGACATCAATGGTAATTTTAAGGAGAGTTTAGCTAACGATGTCAAGGGCATGCTAAGTCTGTATGAAGCTTCTCATTTGATTACGCATGGAGAAAATATTTTGGACAAAGCTCTTGCTTACACGAGTACTCGCCTCCTCAAATTTGTAGAAAGTGAATGTGAATCTCCTCTTGCAAAACATATAGCTTATGCTTTGCAGCAACCCTTTCACAAGGGCATACCAAGAATTGAATCAAAACAATACATCTCTTTCTATGAACAAGACGATTGTTGCAATGAAATGTTACTCAAACTCGCCAAAATAGATTATAATCTAGTGCAGTTGTTCTACCAGCGCGAGCTCAACCAACTTTCACG GTGGTACAATATTTTGGACATTCCTTCAAACTTTCCATACGCAAGAGAAAGAATAGCAGAAATTCATATGTGGTCTCTTGGGACTTACTCTGAGCCTCGTTATTCGGATGCTCGAGTAATTCTCACCAAAGTTATAACAATGATATCAATTTTGGATGACACATACGATCTCTATGGTACAATTGAAGAACTTCGGCTGCTGACTGATGCAATAGATAG GTGGGACATCGATGTGATTGATCAGCTACCAGAATACATGAGATTTCTGTATAGCAGTCTTTTGAATGTTTATCATGAATTTGAGAATCAATTGAAAAGTGAAGGGAGATCCTATGCTGTCTCTTATGCAAAATATgcg ATGAAAGAAGTGTCGAGAGCCTATCATCTTGAAGCAGAATGGTTTCACACAGGCATTGTTCCAACATTTGATGAATACTTGGAAAACGGATTACTCTCAAGCAGTTATCATGCAATTCTATCAGGATCTTTTCTAGGAATGGGTGAAATAGCAGGAGTGGATGCATTTGAATGGTTGAAGAGTAATCCGAAGATGGTTCGAGCTACAATGACAATTGGTCGTCTCATGAACGACATAGTGTCCCACAAG GATGAGCAAAACAGGGGTGATGCTGCATCAGGAGTTGAGGTTTATATGAAGAAATATGGCACTTCTGAGAGTGTAGCAGTCAAATATATTGAGAAGAAAGTTGCGGATGCATGGAAGGACGTTAATGAAGGACTTATGATGAGACCAAATAACATGTCCATGCATCTTCTCATGGCAGTTGTCAACCTTTCACGCACTTCTCATTTCTTTTACAAGTTTGGCGATAAATACACAGATTCAATAAGTTCTAAAGACTACGTCAAGGCCTTGTTCGTTGACCAGATCCCACTCAATGCTTGA
- the LOC120002687 gene encoding casbene synthase, chloroplastic-like — protein sequence MATKAQPAAAAETLRRTANYHASVWGPRFFASIPFDESVFESYTKQVEEMKVQVRNMLTDSKVSDVETVKLINLLCRLGVSYHFESEIEDFLNQAIDSMHNLACQNDVCDLDTTAILFRVFRQFGYKMSCDVFNKFRDSDGNFKESLAKDVKGMLSLYEASHLIMHGENILDKALVYTSTRLLKFVESECESPLAKHIAYALQQPFHKGIPRIESKQYISFYEEDESSNEMLLKFAKIDYNLLQVFYQRELSQLSSWYDTLDIPSNFPYARERIAEVHMWSVAVYFEPCYSDARIILSKVITMISILDDTYDLYGTIEELWLLTDAIDRWDVDVIVQLPNYMKFLYSSLLNVYHEFENQLKSEGRSYAVSYAKYAMKELSRGYRVEAEWFHTGIVPTFDEYLENGLITSSYHTILSGSFLGMGEIAGMDAFEWLKSKPKILQASMAIGRLMNDIVSHKDEQKRGDAASGVEVYMKQYGISETEAVKYVENKVSDAWKDINEGHVRPNTMSIHLFMRVVNLSRATHFFYKFDDKYTDPRSTKDYVKALFVDKIPLGA from the exons ATGGCAACAAAAGCTCAACCAGCTGCTGCTGCAGAGACTTTGCGTAGGACAGCAAATTATCATGCTTCTGTTTGGGGCCCTCGTTTCTTTGCTTCCATTCCCTTTGACGAATCA GTATTTGAATCATACACAAAGCAAGTGGAAGAGATGAAAGTGCAAGTGAGAAATATGTTGACTGATTCCAAAGTCAGCGACGTGGAAACAGTCAAATTGATCAACTTGTTATGCCGGCTCGGTGTGTCATACCACTTTGAGAGTGAGATCGAGGATTTTCTGAATCAAGCTATTGATTCCATGCATAATCTAGCATGTCAAAATGATGTCTGTGATCTCGACACTACTGCAATACTATTCCGAGTGTTTCGAcaatttggttacaaaatgtcttGCG ATGTATTCAACAAGTTTAGGGACAGCGACGGTAATTTTAAGGAGAGTTTAGCTAAAGATGTCAAGGGCATGCTAAGTTTGTATGAAGCTTCTCATTTGATTATGCATGGAGAAAATATTTTGGACAAAGCTCTTGTTTACACGAGTACTCGACTCCTCAAATTTGTAGAAAGTGAATGTGAATCTCCTCTTGCAAAACATATAGCTTATGCTTTGCAACAACCCTTTCACAAGGGCATACCAAGAATTGAATCAAAACAATACATCTCTTTCTATGAAGAAGACGAGTCTTCTAATGAAATGTTGCTCAAATTCGCCAAAATAGACTATAATCTATTGCAAGTTTTCTACCAGCGGGAGCTCAGCCAACTTTCAAG TTGGTACGATACTTTGGACATTCCTTCAAATTTTCCTTATGCAAGAGAAAGAATTGCAGAAGTTCACATGTGGTCTGTTGCAGTTTACTTTGAGCCATGTTACTCAGATGCTCGAATAATTTTATCCAAAGTTATAACAATGATATCAATTTTAGATGACACATATGATCTCTATGGTACAATTGAAGAACTTTGGCTGCTAACCGATGCAATAGATAG GTGGGATGTCGATGTGATTGTTCAACTACCAAACTACATGAAATTTCTCTATAGTAGTCTTTTGAATGTTTATCATGAATTTGAGAATCAATTGAAAAGTGAAGGGAGATCTTATGCTGTGTCTTATGCAAAATATGcg ATGAAAGAATTGTCGAGAGGCTACCGCGTTGAAGCAGAATGGTTTCACACAGGCATTGTGCCAACATTTGATGAATACTTGGAGAATGGATTAATCACAAGCAGTTACCACACAATTCTGTCAGGATCTTTTCTAGGAATGGGAGAAATAGCAGGAATGGATGCATTTGAATGGTTGAAAAGTAAACCGAAGATCCTTCAAGCTTCAATGGCAATTGGTCGTCTCATGAATGACATAGTGTCGCACAAG GATGAGCAAAAAAGAGGTGATGCTGCATCAGGAGTTGAGGTGTATATGAAGCAATATGGCATTTCTGAGACCGAAGCAGTCAAATATGTTGAGAACAAAGTTTCAGATGCATGGAAGGACATTAATGAAGGACACGTGAGACCAAATACCATGTCCATACATCTTTTCATGCGAGTTGTCAACCTTTCACGTGCTACTCATTTCTTTTACAAGTTTGATGATAAATACACAGATCCAAGAAGTACCAAAGACTATGTCAAGGCATTGTTCGTTGACAAGATCCCACTCGGTGCTTGA